The window AAAACCGGAAACGATCCTTTGTCCGATTAGTTCCTTGTAATTTGGCGTGATCACACCACAGTTCGGGTACGGATGATGATCGCTGACCGCTTCGATATCCACTATGGTAAAGCTGGTATCCACGGTCAGGCGCATTTTCATGTCATGAATATAATCACCCGGTTTCATGTGCCCGCGTAAAGTGGTGTCAAAGGCATAGGATTTGGTATCGGTTAAGCGGCCTTCAATATCGAACAAGCCATCTTCACGTTCATAACCGATGCAATCGATCAGACGTTGATGAATTTGTTGTCGTGCAACGGGTTCGGATAACGGCATTAATGCACCTTAAATGAATTGGGTTGAAATGGTGTCGGCTTATTTTCCGGTTTTTTTCTTATGCTCGATCTCGGTGGAACGAATTTCTGCTGCCGCTTTTTCTAGCACAGCGTTAACAAATTTATGACTGTCTTCTGCACCAAATTTTTTAGCTAATTTAACCGCTTCATTGATCACCACCGCAAAAGGGATTTCGATATGCTGGTTAAATTCATACAGCCCGAGCCACAAAATGGCGTGCGATATCGGATCAAGCTGCAGCAATGGACGATCAACAAATTTTTCCAGGTCGGCATCCAGAGATTCAACATTGCTCATGATGTTTTCGAGTAATAAAGCAAAGTATTCCTGGTCGGTTTTTTTATAATCCTTGTCTTCACCGAATTGCTTGTTCAAATCTTTATAGTCAAGTGCATTCAATTGCCATTGATATAAAGCCTGCATGACCAATTGACGTGCAAGCGAGCGGGCACCGAAATCGATTTTTGGTGGAAGTGTTTTCATAAGGAGTATATTTTTTATCGGCAATAAAATTCTGGGCAGCAAGACTACAGCTGACGCAAAATCGATGCCATTTCAATTGCACCCAGTGCAGCCTCAGCACCTTTGTTGCCGGCTTTGGTACCAGCACGTTCGATTGCCTGTTCAATACTGTTTACCGTGATCACGCCATTAGCAATTGGCTTGCCCGAATCCAGAGCCACTTTAGCGATACCATTGGTGCACGCGCCGGATACGTATTCGAAATGCGGGGTTGCCCCGCGTATCACCGCGCCTAAAGCAATAATTGCGTCATAGTCATCCGAGCTGGCCAGATGTTTCAAGGTTACCGGGATCTCAAAGGCTCCTGGCACTTTGACCAGATGAATGTCCGAGGCTTTGGCCCCGTGACGCACTAGACAATCTTCAGCGCCCTTGACCAGCGAGTCCACGATAAATTCATTAAAGCGAGCCGCGACAATGGCAACTCGTAATCCGCTGGCATTTAACTGGCCTTCTATTATTTTTGACATAATTTCATTCTTTTTTCTGTTTTCAGGAATTTTTATTTTCGTCGATGTATTCAATCACTTCCAGGCCAAAACCCGATAAACCCGACATTACTGTAGGGGCACTCAAGACTCGCATTTTACGCACACCAAGATCACGCAGTATCTGCGCACCGATCCCGTAGGTACGCAATTGACGCGACGGTTCTTCATTGGTTTGTGACGCAGCATGAGTAACATGACGTGCTTCGATCATTTCGATCAGTTCGCGTGGCGATTCGTGGCGACGTAAAATTACGATCACGCCTTCACCCTGTTCACTGATCATTTGCATGGCATTGCGAAGCGGCCAGCCGAGTTCTTTCCATTTTACCGAGAGCACATCACTCAGGGTGTCTTGTAAATGCACGCGCACCAGTGGTGTGGAGTTTGGTTGTATCTCCCCCTTGACCAGAGCAAGATGTACCGTGCTGTGCACATGGTCATCAAATGCGAACAATTTGAACTCACCAAAATCGGTTGGAACATTCTTTTCAACCAGACGTTCGATCGAGACTTCATTTTGTAAACGGTAACTGATGAGATCGGCAATGGTGGCCATTTTGATATCGTGTTCCTTACAGAACACTTCCAGATCCGGGCGTCGCGCCATGCTGCCATCTTCATTCAGGATCTCAACGATCACTGCCGCCGGTTCGGCTCCCGCCAGGCGCGCCAGATCACAACCCGCTTCGGTGTGCCCGGCACGTGCCAGGACGCCACCCGGTTGAGCCATTAAGGGAAAAATGTGACCCGGCTGGCTGATGTCATTGGGGTGTGCGTCTTTGGCGACCGCAGCCTGCACGGTCAGTGCGCGGTCGTGCGCGGAAATACCTGTGGTAATTCCTTCTGCGGCTTCGATGGATAAAGTGAAATTCGTGGTGCGCTGCGAATCGGTGTCACTCACCATTAGTGGCAGGCGTAATTGGCGACAACGCTCACGACTCAGGGTCAGGCAGATCAGTCCACGCCCATAGCGCGCCATAAAATTGATATCTTTGGCTTGCACGTGCTCAGCCAACATGATCAGATCACCTTCGTTCTCGCGATCTTCGTCATCCAGCAGAACAACCATTTTGCCCTGTTTGAGATCGTCGATTACCGCCGGTATATCGGCGAACATCGTGGATTGCGATGTATCGGGAAGATTATTTGGCATATTCACTACATTCATGATGCACACGTATTAATTTTGAGGTCCAAAACCAGAACCAGTTATTTTCTCATAAGTCAGCTCACTAGTCGCGTCACGACTCGGGCCATTGATCGCGTCTGTGGAGAATAGACGCTCGAGATAACGGGCGATGAGGTCAACTTCGAGATTCACTTTGCCGCCGGTTTGCCAGGTGTGGATGTTGGTGTGGGCGTGGGTATGTGGAATGATCATGACCTCAAACTCGTGCTGGTCTACCGCATTCACTGTTAAACTAATGCCGTCGAGACACACACTGCCTTTTTTGGCGATATAGCGCGACAGGCTTTCTGGCGCTGCCAAACGTATATGCCAGGCATTCGAGGCTTCCTTCATGTTAACGACCGTTGCGATGCCATCAACATGGCCGCTAACCAAATGACCACCCAGCGGATCCTTTAGGGTCAATGATTTTTCAAAATTCAGGGTGGCATTCAATGGCAAGTTGCCCAGCGTGGTCAATGCCAGGGTTTCTTCAGAAGCATCCGCCACGAAGCTATTGGCTGTGAACTCGGTTGCGGTCAAACACACACCGTTAACCGCGATACTTGCGCCTTTTTCAATGTCACTCAGATCCATGTTATCCAGAACAAAGCCCAGACGTGCATCGCCGCCGGTATTTTCCCGCGACTGCAATTTGCCTGTGGACTGAATCAAACCGGTGAACATAATTAAACTCGAATTGGACTATTTTTGAAAATGATAAATGAGGCGCACATCGTTAACGATGGTTTTCACGTCCTGTAATTTTAATTCTTGCCGATCTTGTATGCTAGCAAGTTCTGGCAGCTGCACTATTCCAAATGGTGATCTGCCTAATAACATCGGGGCCAGATACATTCTCAACTCATCCACAATTCCAGCCGCGATGCATTGCCCCTGAAACTCGGCACCCGCCTCGAGCAGCACATTGTTGATCTCGCGACGACCCAATTCCTGCATCAATTCGTGTAGCTCAAAATGGCTTGAATCTGCAGACAAGGCCATGACTTCAACCCTAGCGTTGTCTGAAAATTGCTTTTGTGCAGATGACAAATTCTCGCCAGCCACAATTAGTAGAGTGTTGCCCGGTTGATGAAAAACTTTCGCGCTGTTTGGCACCCGGGCCTTGGCATCCAGAACGATTCGCAAGGGTTGACGCGGATACAAGTCATCCTGGTCACGCGCCGTCAGGCGCGGGTCATCGGCGAGTACGGTATTGGCGGTGGTTACTATTGCCGACATGCTTGAACGATACTGGTGGGCATCGGCACGCGATTGCGCATTCGATATCCAGTTGCTGTCGCCAGTGGCGATGGCACTGCGACCGTCCACACTCACCCCCATTTTTGCCGTAACAAAGGGAACCCCTGTGTGCATGCGTTTGATGAAACCGCGGTTCAATGTTTGAGCCTCATTGGCTAACAATCCGGTTTCGCATTCAATTCCGGCCTGTCTGAACTTTTCAATACTTTTTCCAGCAACCAAAGGGTTCGGATCGGCACAGGCGATGATAACTTTGGCAACTTTCGCTTTGATCAAAGCATTCACACAGGGTGGTGTGCGACCCTGATGTGCGCACGGTTCCAGTGTGACATAGGCCGTTGCACCGTCTGCCGCATCGCCCGCTTCAGCTAAAGCAACGACCTCGGCATGCGCAAAACCAACCGCTTGAGTTGCCCCGGCGCCAAGCATTTTGGCATTTTTAACCAGCACACAGCCCACATGCGGGTTTGGATCAGCAATTGCAGCCGAGGACTGTGCAAGCTCCAGGGCTTCACGCATCCAGTGTTCGTCCTGTGGAGTGAAATTAGCGGCCATAATCAATAAGTGCGATGGGTTCGGGGATTATTTTTTGGATTTGTTTTTTTTACTAAGCAAGGACAATTGCAGTTTGTGGTTCTCGTCACGAACATCTTCGAGACGCTCGATCTCTTCTTTAAAAGCGTCAACATCCTGGAAACTGCGATACACCGAAGCAAAGCGTACATAAGCGACCTCATCAAGTTGACGCAATTCCTTCATGACCAGTTCACCCACCTGATTACTCGGAATGTCACGCTCGCCACTGCGTAATAAAGCCTTGATGATGTGGCTGATAGCAGCCTCAATGGCCTCGGATTTAACCGGGCGTTTTTCCAGGGCGCGGGTTAAGCCACGCCGCAATTTTGCTTCATCAAATGGCACCCGCGTATTGTCGTTTTTGATCAAATGCGGCATGACCAACTCGGCGCTTTCGAATGTGGTAAAGCGTTCGCCACATTCCACGCACTCTCTACGACGCCGTATCTGGCTCCCTTCTCCGGCTAAACGCGAGTCTACAACTTTGGTCTCGGGATGATCGCAGAAAGGACAACGCATTTAATAAACCGTGATGGTACTAGCTTTTATAAACCGGAAAACGCGCGCACAGTTCAAGCACTTCATTTTTTACGCGCTTGATGGTGTTCTCATTGTCGATGTCATCGATCACATCGGCAATCCAGTTGGCCACTTGTTTGACTTCGGTTTCACCAAAGCCACGTGTGGTGATGGCGGGCGTGCCCAAACGCAAGCCACTGGTGACAAACGGTGAACGCGGATCATTCGGTACGGTGTTTTTATTCACAGTGATGTTGGCGCGTCCGAGTGCAGCATCAGCAACTTTACCGGTGATGTCTTTATCGATCAGGTCCAGCAACAACAAATGGTTTTCGGTGCGGTCGGACACGATCTTGTACCCTCGCTCTTGCAAGGTTTTCACCATAGTCTGGGCATTATCAACCACTTTTTGTTGATAGGCTTTGAATTCCGGTTCCAGCGCTTCTTTGAACGCGACCGCTTTGGCGGCAATCACATGCATCAATGGTCCGCCCTGAGTACCCGGAAAGATCAGGGAATTGAATTT of the Gammaproteobacteria bacterium genome contains:
- a CDS encoding DUF2889 domain-containing protein; the protein is MPLSEPVARQQIHQRLIDCIGYEREDGLFDIEGRLTDTKSYAFDTTLRGHMKPGDYIHDMKMRLTVDTSFTIVDIEAVSDHHPYPNCGVITPNYKELIGQRIVSGFTAATEKAVGQTRGCTHHTGLLRDLATVVFQTLGPLLAKRRKEQSGAEIKDMTRELFKNRKPPMIDGCHALARDNENVKRFFPDWYMPKNDQDEK
- the nusB gene encoding transcription antitermination factor NusB; amino-acid sequence: MKTLPPKIDFGARSLARQLVMQALYQWQLNALDYKDLNKQFGEDKDYKKTDQEYFALLLENIMSNVESLDADLEKFVDRPLLQLDPISHAILWLGLYEFNQHIEIPFAVVINEAVKLAKKFGAEDSHKFVNAVLEKAAAEIRSTEIEHKKKTGK
- the ribE gene encoding 6,7-dimethyl-8-ribityllumazine synthase; the encoded protein is MSKIIEGQLNASGLRVAIVAARFNEFIVDSLVKGAEDCLVRHGAKASDIHLVKVPGAFEIPVTLKHLASSDDYDAIIALGAVIRGATPHFEYVSGACTNGIAKVALDSGKPIANGVITVNSIEQAIERAGTKAGNKGAEAALGAIEMASILRQL
- the ribB gene encoding 3,4-dihydroxy-2-butanone-4-phosphate synthase, coding for MNVVNMPNNLPDTSQSTMFADIPAVIDDLKQGKMVVLLDDEDRENEGDLIMLAEHVQAKDINFMARYGRGLICLTLSRERCRQLRLPLMVSDTDSQRTTNFTLSIEAAEGITTGISAHDRALTVQAAVAKDAHPNDISQPGHIFPLMAQPGGVLARAGHTEAGCDLARLAGAEPAAVIVEILNEDGSMARRPDLEVFCKEHDIKMATIADLISYRLQNEVSIERLVEKNVPTDFGEFKLFAFDDHVHSTVHLALVKGEIQPNSTPLVRVHLQDTLSDVLSVKWKELGWPLRNAMQMISEQGEGVIVILRRHESPRELIEMIEARHVTHAASQTNEEPSRQLRTYGIGAQILRDLGVRKMRVLSAPTVMSGLSGFGLEVIEYIDENKNS
- a CDS encoding riboflavin synthase, with translation MFTGLIQSTGKLQSRENTGGDARLGFVLDNMDLSDIEKGASIAVNGVCLTATEFTANSFVADASEETLALTTLGNLPLNATLNFEKSLTLKDPLGGHLVSGHVDGIATVVNMKEASNAWHIRLAAPESLSRYIAKKGSVCLDGISLTVNAVDQHEFEVMIIPHTHAHTNIHTWQTGGKVNLEVDLIARYLERLFSTDAINGPSRDATSELTYEKITGSGFGPQN
- the ribD gene encoding bifunctional diaminohydroxyphosphoribosylaminopyrimidine deaminase/5-amino-6-(5-phosphoribosylamino)uracil reductase RibD, whose product is MAANFTPQDEHWMREALELAQSSAAIADPNPHVGCVLVKNAKMLGAGATQAVGFAHAEVVALAEAGDAADGATAYVTLEPCAHQGRTPPCVNALIKAKVAKVIIACADPNPLVAGKSIEKFRQAGIECETGLLANEAQTLNRGFIKRMHTGVPFVTAKMGVSVDGRSAIATGDSNWISNAQSRADAHQYRSSMSAIVTTANTVLADDPRLTARDQDDLYPRQPLRIVLDAKARVPNSAKVFHQPGNTLLIVAGENLSSAQKQFSDNARVEVMALSADSSHFELHELMQELGRREINNVLLEAGAEFQGQCIAAGIVDELRMYLAPMLLGRSPFGIVQLPELASIQDRQELKLQDVKTIVNDVRLIYHFQK
- the nrdR gene encoding transcriptional regulator NrdR, with product MRCPFCDHPETKVVDSRLAGEGSQIRRRRECVECGERFTTFESAELVMPHLIKNDNTRVPFDEAKLRRGLTRALEKRPVKSEAIEAAISHIIKALLRSGERDIPSNQVGELVMKELRQLDEVAYVRFASVYRSFQDVDAFKEEIERLEDVRDENHKLQLSLLSKKNKSKK